Proteins from a genomic interval of Oleidesulfovibrio alaskensis DSM 16109:
- a CDS encoding tRNA-binding protein gives MEQICWNDFDKVQLRAGTIRRAEPFPEARKPAYRLWVDFGPEIGTLRSSAQITAHYTPQQLEGRQIVAVVNFPPKQIGPFMSECLVTGFADHEGGIVLIAPDAPVPDGARLM, from the coding sequence ATGGAACAGATCTGCTGGAACGACTTTGACAAGGTACAGCTGCGCGCAGGCACCATCCGCCGCGCAGAACCCTTTCCCGAAGCACGCAAACCGGCTTACCGCCTGTGGGTGGATTTCGGCCCTGAAATCGGCACGCTCCGGTCAAGTGCACAGATAACCGCGCACTACACTCCGCAGCAGCTTGAAGGCAGACAGATTGTCGCCGTTGTCAACTTCCCGCCCAAACAGATCGGCCCCTTCATGTCCGAATGCCTTGTTACCGGATTTGCAGACCACGAGGGCGGCATCGTCCTCATCGCGCCGGACGCGCCCGTCCCCGACGGCGCCCGCCTCATGTAA
- the tmcD gene encoding electron transfer complex subunit TmcD: MQLPDAWDWESGERTIMASTAPQEGHLWQEELQASPDGERFAAVTALDETTFSLRINDQTQEATYDKIWLPRFSPDGRLTALVQEDGEWTMLVEEEAWPGHYGYLWSTMFGPSGDIAAPAQQDGEYGMVLNGTPWETLYENANNYCISPAGGKTAAVVQTRSMGQADVATFQEGIYSVAVNGEAWPVNFVNCWTPVFSADGRRVAVQVRRNLHDYTIAVDGTPWTINYQCVWEPCFHPSSGGVAAPVRQNGMWGVALDGQMLWKARNAQCWNLRYSPDGSHLWAVVAPEYGMFTVSLDDTPWTFRAPVVTDMVLSPSGDRAAALASDNNTLWQVVVDGKPWRGTYDMAWQPVFSPDGTRVAARVERNGKYVVLLDGAPAAEAFDTAFDPVFSPDGRKLLLRGVRNGKAVRIVKQLQ, from the coding sequence ATGCAACTGCCAGACGCATGGGACTGGGAATCGGGAGAGCGCACCATCATGGCCTCGACCGCTCCGCAGGAAGGTCACCTGTGGCAGGAAGAGCTGCAGGCGTCGCCCGACGGCGAGCGTTTTGCCGCTGTGACGGCGCTTGATGAAACCACATTTTCGCTGCGGATCAACGACCAGACACAGGAAGCCACCTACGACAAGATATGGCTGCCCCGCTTTTCGCCGGACGGCAGGCTTACCGCTCTGGTGCAGGAAGACGGCGAATGGACCATGCTGGTGGAAGAAGAGGCATGGCCGGGGCATTACGGCTACCTGTGGAGCACCATGTTCGGCCCTTCCGGCGATATTGCCGCCCCCGCGCAGCAGGACGGTGAATACGGCATGGTGCTGAACGGCACCCCGTGGGAAACCCTGTACGAAAACGCCAACAACTACTGTATAAGCCCCGCCGGCGGCAAGACGGCAGCCGTTGTGCAGACCCGCTCCATGGGACAGGCGGATGTCGCCACGTTTCAGGAAGGCATATACAGCGTGGCTGTAAACGGCGAAGCCTGGCCCGTGAATTTTGTAAACTGCTGGACTCCTGTCTTTTCCGCCGACGGACGCCGCGTGGCGGTGCAGGTCCGCCGCAATCTGCACGACTACACCATCGCGGTGGACGGCACCCCGTGGACAATCAACTACCAGTGCGTCTGGGAACCCTGCTTTCACCCTTCATCGGGCGGTGTGGCGGCTCCCGTGCGTCAGAACGGCATGTGGGGCGTGGCTCTGGACGGACAGATGCTGTGGAAGGCACGCAATGCGCAGTGCTGGAACCTGCGCTACAGTCCGGACGGCAGCCACCTGTGGGCCGTGGTTGCGCCGGAATACGGCATGTTCACCGTCTCTCTGGATGACACTCCCTGGACGTTCCGCGCCCCTGTGGTGACAGATATGGTTCTTTCCCCTTCCGGAGACAGAGCCGCCGCACTGGCCAGCGACAACAACACGCTCTGGCAGGTTGTGGTGGACGGCAAACCGTGGCGCGGCACCTATGACATGGCGTGGCAGCCTGTCTTCAGCCCCGACGGAACCCGCGTGGCGGCACGCGTGGAACGCAACGGGAAATACGTCGTACTGCTGGACGGCGCCCCCGCCGCCGAAGCATTCGACACGGCCTTTGACCCCGTTTTCAGTCCTGACGGCCGCAAACTGCTGCTGCGGGGTGTGCGCAACGGCAAGGCTGTGCGCATCGTAAAGCAACTCCAATAG
- the tmcC gene encoding TmcC family electron transfer complex membrane anchor subunit — protein sequence MTAFYNFVSGPLAWAAWAVFIAGSAYRIFSMVRLAQKKDGSAVAYMSWKYSLRSIMHWIIPFGSIGWRENPAVTVLTFIFHICFFAVAIFLSSHVVLWDYAFGIDFWSLPDPVADIMTLAVLGICLFFAYRRLFNANVRFVTRPADWVALGIVALPFLTGFMATHLVGDNLILSTLHVLSGEAVLVAIPFTRLSHALFIPFTRAYMGSEFGGVRQCRDW from the coding sequence GTGACGGCTTTCTACAACTTTGTTTCGGGGCCGCTTGCATGGGCGGCATGGGCCGTATTCATTGCGGGCAGCGCCTACCGTATTTTTTCCATGGTGCGTCTGGCGCAAAAAAAAGACGGTTCCGCCGTGGCGTACATGAGCTGGAAATACAGCCTGCGCTCCATCATGCACTGGATAATCCCCTTCGGCAGCATCGGCTGGCGCGAAAACCCCGCGGTCACGGTGCTCACATTCATCTTTCACATCTGCTTTTTCGCCGTGGCCATCTTCCTTTCATCGCACGTGGTGCTGTGGGACTATGCCTTCGGCATTGATTTCTGGAGCCTGCCCGACCCCGTGGCGGATATCATGACCCTTGCGGTGCTGGGCATATGCCTGTTTTTTGCCTACCGCAGGCTGTTCAATGCCAATGTGCGCTTTGTCACCCGCCCTGCAGACTGGGTGGCGCTGGGCATCGTGGCGTTGCCGTTTCTCACCGGATTCATGGCCACGCATCTGGTGGGCGACAACCTGATACTGAGCACCCTGCATGTGCTCTCTGGCGAGGCGGTGCTGGTGGCCATCCCGTTCACACGGCTCAGCCATGCGCTGTTCATTCCCTTTACTCGCGCATACATGGGCTCGGAATTTGGCGGCGTACGCCAGTGCCGCGACTGGTAA
- the tmcB gene encoding electron transfer complex ferredoxin TmcB, with translation MGIADRKIEDEGLKRGIAALTPDRIQSVIQSVIQGETGARLKVYAETCMRCGMCAPACHYYLSHDGDPSYSPVGKVEQTMWKILRSEGRLTPDDIYLMAQLAYTECNLCRRCTHYCPVGIDTGYIMSTVRRICHRLGVTPLYIQDTAHSHSGTMNQMWVKEDEWIDSLQWQEEEARDEIPTVRFPIEKEGADIMYSVIAPEPKFRTQLIYQAGVIFDQAGVNWTLPQTPGWDNSDMAMFSGDYEIMGRVKRAHFETAQRLKVKRIVMGECGHAFRSIYDVGNRWLGWKWHPVPVVHSVEFFWELFTQGKIKLAKQFEEPVTIHDPCNIIRGRGLTEKLREVVSFLCPNVVEMTPNREHNLCCCAGGGVINCGPPFKNVRVEGNRAKAEQLKRTEVGVIIAPCHNCHGGLEDIVHHYELGMSLKFLGDLIYECMEKPGAE, from the coding sequence ATGGGCATTGCCGACCGGAAAATTGAGGACGAAGGGCTGAAGCGCGGCATAGCGGCGCTTACCCCGGACCGCATTCAGAGCGTCATCCAAAGCGTCATTCAGGGCGAAACCGGCGCACGGCTTAAAGTGTATGCCGAAACATGCATGCGTTGCGGCATGTGCGCTCCCGCCTGTCATTACTACCTTTCGCACGACGGCGACCCCAGTTATTCGCCCGTGGGCAAGGTGGAACAGACCATGTGGAAAATCCTGCGCTCGGAAGGCAGGCTCACCCCTGACGATATCTATCTGATGGCGCAGCTGGCCTACACCGAATGCAACCTGTGCCGCCGCTGCACCCACTACTGTCCGGTTGGCATAGACACCGGATACATAATGAGCACCGTGCGCCGCATCTGCCACAGACTGGGTGTCACGCCGCTGTACATTCAGGATACCGCACACAGCCATTCCGGCACCATGAACCAGATGTGGGTCAAAGAAGACGAATGGATAGACAGCCTGCAGTGGCAGGAAGAAGAAGCCCGCGATGAAATACCCACAGTCCGCTTTCCCATAGAAAAAGAAGGGGCGGACATCATGTATTCGGTCATCGCACCGGAGCCTAAATTCCGCACACAGCTCATCTATCAGGCCGGTGTCATTTTTGATCAGGCCGGGGTAAACTGGACGCTGCCCCAGACTCCCGGCTGGGACAACAGCGACATGGCCATGTTTTCAGGTGATTATGAAATAATGGGCAGGGTCAAACGGGCCCACTTTGAAACAGCACAGCGCCTTAAGGTAAAACGTATTGTCATGGGCGAATGCGGCCATGCCTTCAGGTCCATTTACGATGTGGGCAACCGCTGGCTGGGCTGGAAATGGCACCCCGTACCCGTGGTTCATTCCGTGGAGTTTTTCTGGGAGCTGTTCACTCAGGGCAAAATCAAGCTGGCCAAACAGTTTGAAGAGCCTGTGACCATCCACGATCCGTGCAACATCATCCGCGGCCGCGGCCTGACGGAAAAACTGCGCGAGGTGGTCAGCTTCCTGTGTCCCAACGTGGTGGAAATGACCCCCAACCGCGAGCACAACCTGTGCTGCTGTGCGGGCGGCGGAGTCATCAACTGCGGTCCCCCGTTCAAAAACGTACGTGTGGAAGGCAACCGCGCCAAGGCGGAGCAGCTCAAACGCACTGAAGTGGGCGTCATCATAGCCCCCTGCCACAACTGCCACGGCGGGCTGGAAGACATTGTCCATCACTACGAGCTGGGCATGTCGCTCAAATTTCTGGGCGACCTCATCTACGAATGCATGGAAAAGCCCGGCGCCGAATAG
- the tmcA gene encoding acidic tetraheme cytochrome c3 TmcA, translated as MLRRTFFVLAVLTAAVSYALAAMPDGIITVSTSALEPLTRPAAVFDHDAHNEKAGLNDCAVCHHGEEDGKQSLEVTSEGVPCADCHAVKAQGKRTPLRRAYHRQCMGCHQSAGKGPANCGGCHKPWPS; from the coding sequence ATGCTGCGACGCACGTTCTTTGTCCTCGCCGTGCTGACCGCCGCCGTTTCATACGCGCTGGCGGCCATGCCCGACGGCATCATCACCGTATCAACAAGTGCGCTGGAACCGCTTACACGTCCGGCAGCGGTCTTCGACCACGATGCGCATAACGAAAAAGCCGGTCTCAACGACTGCGCGGTCTGTCATCACGGCGAAGAAGACGGCAAACAGTCGCTGGAAGTAACCAGCGAAGGCGTGCCCTGTGCCGACTGCCACGCCGTGAAAGCGCAGGGCAAACGCACTCCGCTGCGCCGGGCCTACCATCGCCAGTGCATGGGCTGTCATCAGTCCGCGGGCAAAGGCCCAGCCAACTGCGGCGGCTGCCACAAGCCGTGGCCCTCGTAA
- a CDS encoding universal stress protein, whose amino-acid sequence MFKKILFATSASPACDNAAKVAFDLARRNGAKLYVFHVMGVPSRGFSHMVRDLRSGEEEHADGDYRDWVVEELQSTYAEQMEGFEKNTSIELAVGVPHTEVLRFARQNDVDLIVMGANTREDDPGAARTRSIIGNTMQRVARVARCPVLIVNRPCTTCWNLFSNIVFCTDFSKAADSAFKFALSAAREVNARLYLFHAFDINASRLGVFPGQAELERTLEKAHAQMQERYLRHMGDFDNYQVDIWEGTPYVEILKYARERKADLVVMAHHTKEVNPDQAEIGSTVEQVVLRSACPVASVVHPDKVAA is encoded by the coding sequence ATGTTCAAAAAAATCCTCTTCGCCACTTCTGCTTCTCCGGCCTGTGACAACGCGGCAAAAGTTGCTTTTGATCTGGCGCGGCGCAACGGTGCCAAACTGTATGTGTTCCATGTGATGGGCGTACCCAGCCGCGGCTTCAGCCACATGGTGCGTGACCTTCGCTCCGGCGAAGAAGAACACGCCGACGGCGATTACCGCGACTGGGTGGTGGAAGAACTGCAAAGCACCTACGCCGAACAGATGGAAGGTTTTGAAAAAAACACCAGCATAGAACTGGCTGTAGGGGTGCCGCACACCGAAGTGCTGCGCTTTGCCCGCCAGAATGACGTGGATCTGATTGTCATGGGCGCAAACACGCGTGAAGACGATCCGGGCGCCGCACGCACACGCAGCATCATCGGCAACACCATGCAGCGCGTGGCCCGCGTGGCCCGCTGTCCGGTGCTTATTGTCAACCGTCCCTGCACCACCTGCTGGAACCTGTTCTCGAACATCGTTTTCTGCACAGACTTCTCCAAAGCGGCGGATTCGGCATTCAAGTTTGCCCTGAGCGCCGCCAGAGAAGTGAACGCCCGGCTTTACCTCTTCCATGCGTTCGACATCAATGCGTCACGACTGGGGGTTTTTCCCGGTCAGGCAGAGCTGGAACGCACACTGGAAAAAGCCCACGCCCAGATGCAGGAACGCTACCTGCGCCACATGGGCGACTTTGACAACTATCAGGTCGATATCTGGGAGGGCACTCCCTATGTCGAGATTCTGAAATACGCCAGAGAACGCAAGGCCGACCTTGTGGTCATGGCGCATCACACCAAGGAAGTTAATCCCGACCAGGCCGAAATCGGCAGCACCGTAGAGCAGGTGGTACTGCGCTCGGCGTGTCCGGTGGCCAGCGTGGTGCATCCCGACAAAGTGGCGGCCTAG
- a CDS encoding response regulator produces MPQNILVVDDEMSFRFYLKTLFETGGYTVEAARNGSEGLQKARTKKPDLVVLDVMMPRKGGLEMYRGLRSDPVLCNVPVIMLSAVGAGTFAHALAMIGVAQGQLPPPQAYMEKPPCPEKLLNTVRTVLASHEQDAKRHREDKESCNAAQDSDC; encoded by the coding sequence ATGCCGCAGAACATTCTTGTTGTAGATGATGAAATGAGCTTCAGGTTTTACCTGAAGACGCTGTTCGAAACGGGCGGCTACACAGTGGAAGCCGCCCGCAACGGCAGCGAAGGGCTGCAAAAGGCCCGCACCAAAAAACCCGACCTTGTGGTGCTGGATGTGATGATGCCCCGCAAGGGTGGACTGGAAATGTACCGGGGCCTGCGTTCTGACCCTGTACTGTGCAATGTGCCGGTCATAATGCTGTCGGCTGTGGGTGCAGGCACTTTTGCCCACGCGCTTGCCATGATAGGCGTGGCGCAGGGGCAGCTGCCGCCGCCGCAGGCATACATGGAAAAACCGCCGTGCCCCGAAAAGCTGCTGAACACTGTCCGCACCGTGCTTGCTTCGCACGAGCAGGACGCAAAGAGGCACAGGGAAGACAAGGAGAGCTGCAATGCCGCACAAGATTCTGATTGTTGA
- the divK gene encoding DVU0259 family response regulator domain-containing protein has translation MPHKILIVDDDPYIVKYLVDILSDNGYATCSASDGADAMAVLEREKPDLVTLDLEMPNEWGPRFYRKMTKEPAFKDTPVIVISGLSGIHLAIRNAVASLKKPFDPNKLLEIIRQTLGEQERSQAAQASDDE, from the coding sequence ATGCCGCACAAGATTCTGATTGTTGACGACGACCCGTATATCGTCAAATATCTTGTGGATATCCTGAGCGACAACGGCTACGCCACGTGCTCCGCCTCTGACGGGGCGGACGCAATGGCCGTGCTGGAGCGCGAAAAACCCGATCTCGTGACGCTGGATCTGGAAATGCCCAACGAGTGGGGGCCGCGCTTTTACCGCAAAATGACCAAGGAACCGGCATTCAAAGATACTCCGGTCATTGTCATCAGCGGGCTTTCCGGCATACATCTGGCCATACGCAATGCCGTTGCATCGCTTAAAAAGCCTTTTGATCCCAACAAACTGCTTGAGATCATTCGGCAGACTCTGGGAGAGCAGGAGCGCTCACAGGCCGCACAGGCCTCCGACGACGAATAG
- a CDS encoding response regulator: MSHSILLVDDEEGIRTVLGLSLADAGYNVSVAATGEEALRLFDQSRPDIILTDIKMPGLSGLDLLKRVKNIAPDVEVIMITGHGDMQLAIQSLKQDATDFITKPINDDVLEIALNRAHERISMRNQLREYTENLENKVREQSARLVEAERQLAAQQMMDGFSVGLKALLNAMDSTLGGVFNELPCFVAVHSRYLEIIAANDLYREKLGNLVGHQSWEAYYGRDKDSNGCPVLTAIREGRGSRTEEMLVDKTGKGIPVLVHTAPILDNDGEVELVLEISVDTSEARRLHEELRLTRHRYGQLFDEAPCYITVQDKQFRVVEANRRFREDFGDAVGGFCHEVFVHRQTPCTGCPVQRTFNDGQPHQYETVVTSRSGEQYNVLVWTAPLRDAAGNITEVMEMSTNITELRKLQDRLSNLGLLLGSTAHGIKGLLTALDGGIYRLGSGLERNNTERVHDSYEDIRHLTDRLRKMVLDLLYYAKKRELNWEVVLASHFAPEVAALVRPKAEAQKVRFTIEVAPDAGTFEADAGALSSAFVNLLENAVEACTADRTPDKKHAVHMAVSGLPDRVEFCITDNGVGMDRETREKLFTLFFSSKGAAGTGIGLFVASQTVQQHGGSISVGSEPGKGTTFVITLPRTLPDSAKSEPRHPAPAT, from the coding sequence ATGAGCCATTCCATCCTGCTGGTAGATGACGAGGAAGGTATACGCACCGTCCTCGGGCTTTCGCTGGCCGATGCCGGGTACAATGTATCCGTGGCCGCCACCGGAGAAGAGGCCCTGCGACTGTTCGACCAGTCGCGTCCGGACATCATTCTTACAGATATCAAGATGCCCGGACTTTCCGGTCTTGATCTGCTCAAACGCGTCAAAAACATCGCCCCCGATGTGGAAGTCATCATGATCACCGGCCATGGTGACATGCAGCTGGCCATCCAGAGCCTGAAACAGGACGCCACGGACTTCATCACCAAACCCATCAACGACGACGTGCTGGAAATTGCCCTGAACAGGGCTCATGAACGCATCTCCATGCGCAACCAGCTGCGCGAATACACTGAAAACCTGGAAAACAAAGTACGCGAGCAGTCCGCACGACTGGTGGAGGCCGAACGGCAGCTGGCCGCCCAGCAGATGATGGACGGTTTTTCCGTGGGCCTCAAAGCGCTGCTTAACGCCATGGACAGCACGCTGGGCGGCGTGTTCAACGAACTGCCCTGCTTTGTGGCTGTGCACAGCCGCTATCTGGAAATCATCGCCGCAAACGATCTGTACAGAGAAAAACTGGGCAATCTGGTGGGCCACCAGAGCTGGGAAGCCTACTACGGGCGGGATAAAGACAGTAACGGATGCCCCGTGCTGACCGCCATACGCGAAGGACGCGGCAGCCGCACCGAAGAAATGCTGGTGGACAAGACCGGCAAAGGTATTCCCGTGCTGGTGCACACCGCCCCCATTCTCGACAATGACGGCGAAGTGGAACTGGTGCTGGAAATTTCGGTCGATACATCTGAAGCACGCCGGCTGCACGAAGAACTGCGCCTTACCCGCCACCGCTACGGCCAGCTTTTCGACGAAGCCCCCTGCTACATCACCGTTCAGGACAAACAGTTCAGAGTGGTGGAGGCCAACCGCAGGTTCCGTGAAGATTTCGGAGACGCCGTGGGAGGTTTCTGCCACGAAGTATTTGTACACCGCCAGACGCCCTGTACCGGCTGCCCCGTGCAACGCACCTTTAACGACGGCCAGCCGCATCAGTATGAAACCGTGGTCACGTCACGCTCCGGCGAGCAGTACAACGTGCTTGTCTGGACGGCCCCCCTGCGCGATGCCGCAGGCAACATCACGGAAGTGATGGAAATGTCGACCAACATCACGGAGCTGCGCAAGCTGCAGGACAGACTTTCCAACCTCGGCCTGCTGCTCGGTTCAACCGCACACGGCATCAAAGGGCTGCTTACCGCTCTGGACGGGGGCATATACAGGCTGGGTTCCGGGCTGGAACGCAACAATACCGAGCGGGTACACGACAGCTACGAAGATATCAGACACCTGACAGACCGGCTGCGCAAAATGGTGCTCGACCTGCTGTACTATGCAAAAAAACGCGAGCTGAACTGGGAAGTCGTTCTGGCTTCGCATTTCGCTCCTGAAGTGGCCGCACTTGTCAGACCCAAGGCTGAAGCGCAGAAAGTACGCTTTACCATCGAAGTTGCTCCCGATGCAGGAACATTTGAAGCCGATGCCGGCGCACTTTCCTCCGCATTTGTAAACCTGCTGGAAAATGCCGTGGAAGCCTGTACGGCAGACCGGACTCCGGACAAAAAACATGCAGTACACATGGCCGTCAGCGGCCTGCCGGACAGGGTGGAATTCTGTATCACCGACAACGGGGTGGGCATGGACAGAGAAACGCGCGAAAAGCTGTTCACGCTCTTCTTCTCCTCCAAAGGTGCCGCAGGTACCGGCATAGGCCTTTTCGTGGCATCACAGACCGTACAGCAGCACGGGGGCTCCATCTCCGTGGGGTCCGAACCGGGCAAAGGTACAACCTTTGTCATCACACTGCCCCGCACGCTGCCGGATTCCGCCAAGTCAGAACCCCGTCATCCGGCACCCGCCACCTAG
- a CDS encoding hybrid sensor histidine kinase/response regulator gives MPDLSAAAESAPLSVMLVDDEPGILATLGPLVADMGYQVVTAQSGEAALQLAHDSGPPHVLLTDVRMPVMDGMALLRAFKTAWPDTEVLMLTGHGDMQLAVESLRQGAGDFLTKPVNADVLEFALARAAERIALRGQVRRYTSQLESLVEQRTRELLEAERLAAMGETAGTMAHAIKNLAGGLEGAMFVLEKGLELDNREYLEQGWQMLRKDVGRLRDMAMNLLHLSRPAQPDMQPGDPLGVARDVVRLLQSRAADAGALLCLEPSHQSENAKKSESALFDYSALHACLMNLVINAVDAVEEAIAAGTLEHGAGTVSIRVVQDNVCVRWIVCDNGSGLPAEAAGQLRNGRFTSKPAGSGFGLMATRKSMREQNGELHIRARARGGTEAELSLPLSVKACHE, from the coding sequence ATGCCGGATCTGTCAGCGGCAGCGGAGTCTGCACCTCTTTCTGTCATGCTTGTAGATGATGAGCCGGGCATTCTGGCAACACTGGGGCCTCTTGTTGCCGATATGGGGTATCAGGTTGTTACAGCTCAGTCCGGCGAAGCCGCGCTGCAGCTGGCACATGACAGCGGGCCGCCCCATGTGTTGCTGACCGATGTGCGCATGCCCGTTATGGACGGCATGGCCCTGCTGCGCGCATTTAAAACAGCCTGGCCCGATACGGAAGTGCTGATGCTGACCGGACATGGCGACATGCAGCTGGCAGTGGAAAGTCTGCGGCAGGGGGCCGGTGATTTTCTGACCAAGCCCGTTAATGCCGATGTGCTGGAATTTGCGCTGGCCCGCGCCGCAGAACGGATTGCTCTGCGGGGGCAGGTGCGGCGCTATACCAGCCAGCTGGAATCGCTGGTGGAACAGCGCACCCGCGAGTTGCTGGAAGCCGAACGCCTTGCCGCCATGGGGGAAACTGCCGGTACCATGGCACACGCCATCAAGAATCTGGCCGGAGGGCTGGAAGGGGCTATGTTTGTCCTGGAAAAAGGGCTCGAGCTTGATAACCGCGAGTATCTTGAGCAGGGCTGGCAGATGCTGCGTAAAGATGTGGGCAGACTGCGTGACATGGCAATGAACCTGTTGCATCTTTCCAGACCGGCACAACCCGATATGCAGCCCGGCGATCCTCTGGGCGTGGCGCGCGATGTTGTCCGGCTGCTGCAAAGCAGAGCGGCGGATGCCGGAGCGCTGTTGTGCCTTGAACCGTCGCACCAATCTGAAAATGCCAAAAAATCCGAAAGTGCGCTGTTTGATTATTCTGCACTGCACGCCTGCCTGATGAACCTTGTCATCAATGCCGTGGATGCGGTGGAAGAAGCCATTGCCGCGGGCACTCTGGAACACGGTGCCGGTACTGTAAGCATCCGCGTGGTACAGGACAATGTCTGCGTCCGCTGGATCGTATGCGACAACGGCTCCGGCCTGCCTGCTGAGGCGGCGGGGCAGCTCCGCAACGGCCGCTTTACTTCCAAACCAGCCGGTTCCGGTTTCGGCCTGATGGCAACGCGTAAATCAATGCGCGAGCAGAACGGCGAACTGCACATCCGTGCCCGTGCCCGGGGCGGCACTGAAGCCGAACTTTCCCTCCCACTGTCCGTTAAGGCTTGCCACGAGTGA